From Sphaerochaeta sp., a single genomic window includes:
- a CDS encoding class II fructose-1,6-bisphosphate aldolase, with the protein MVSYKELGLVNTREMFAKAVKGGYAIPAYNFNNMEQMQAIIQACVETRSPVILQVSKGARDYANINILRNMARGATEYAKELGYAIPIVLHLDHGDSFETAKQCIDNGFSSVMIDGSSLPFDENIALTKKVVDYAHQFDVTVEGELGVLAGIEDEVSAETSHYTRPEDVEEFVKKTGVDSLAISIGTSHGACKFKPDQCTRNADGILIPPPLRFDILAEVEKRLPGFPIVLHGSSSVPIEYVKMINEYGGKLKDNVGIPEEQLRKAAKTNVCKINIDSDGRLAMTAMIRKVFHDHPEVFDPRKYLGPARDELKKMYEHKNKDVLGSAGKA; encoded by the coding sequence ATGGTTTCGTATAAGGAACTCGGTCTGGTCAACACCAGAGAGATGTTTGCCAAAGCGGTGAAGGGCGGTTACGCAATTCCTGCCTACAACTTCAACAATATGGAGCAGATGCAGGCCATCATCCAAGCGTGCGTGGAGACGCGTTCGCCGGTCATTCTGCAGGTGTCCAAGGGCGCTCGTGACTACGCCAACATCAACATTCTGCGCAATATGGCGCGCGGTGCGACGGAATACGCCAAAGAACTGGGCTACGCCATTCCCATCGTGTTGCATCTCGACCATGGCGACAGCTTCGAGACGGCCAAGCAGTGCATCGACAATGGATTCTCGTCCGTGATGATCGATGGTTCTTCCCTTCCGTTCGATGAGAACATCGCGCTGACCAAGAAAGTGGTTGACTACGCCCATCAGTTCGACGTCACCGTCGAAGGAGAGCTTGGCGTGCTTGCCGGCATCGAGGATGAAGTTTCCGCCGAAACCAGCCACTATACCCGTCCGGAGGATGTGGAGGAGTTCGTCAAGAAGACCGGTGTGGACTCCCTGGCCATCTCCATCGGCACCAGCCATGGCGCCTGCAAGTTCAAGCCGGATCAGTGCACCCGCAACGCCGATGGCATTTTGATACCGCCTCCGCTTCGCTTCGACATCCTGGCCGAGGTTGAGAAACGGCTCCCCGGTTTCCCCATCGTACTGCATGGCTCTTCTTCCGTACCCATCGAGTATGTGAAGATGATCAACGAGTACGGCGGCAAGCTGAAGGACAACGTCGGTATTCCTGAGGAACAGCTGCGCAAGGCGGCCAAGACCAACGTCTGCAAGATCAACATCGACAGCGACGGCCGGCTTGCCATGACGGCGATGATCCGCAAGGTGTTCCACGACCATCCGGAAGTGTTCGATCCGCGCAAGTACCTCGGACCAGCCCGTGACGAGCTGAAGAAGATGTACGAGCACAAGAACAAGGACGTGCTTGGCTCCGCCGGCAAGGCGTGA
- a CDS encoding pyridoxal-phosphate dependent enzyme, producing the protein MRFTYVCNECGKVFDTDQVIYQCPDCSKDNDDFHFPKGNLVVRYDPDELRALKQKEHLSFYDFFPYPVPDKECYPVGNTPLVKPTRLITKYGENGVLLKMDSALPSGSFKDRASQLVAAQAIAHHEKKVTLASTGNAGAAMSCAGAAYGLSIVLFVPETAPVNKLMQSVLYGAEVIPVKGTYDDAFKLSLAYTKHFGGINRNTAYNPMTIEGKKSVSIELFLQLERKVPDLVYVPVGDGCIYSGVVKGFLDLRDAGLIDRLPHVICVQSRQSNAISRAFSTGRFDAIRQATTKADSISVENPASGRMAVRYLKESEGYCVEVDDTEIFDAQMELGQGGGSVRRAGRRLRLGWVRPRQGEPDQTVRDGRVRLRPVDRHRFQGHAGVLRQGGHSPRHREQRGSDASALFPLTPSLYSPRSIRYLVRRER; encoded by the coding sequence ATGCGATTCACCTACGTTTGCAACGAATGCGGCAAGGTCTTTGACACGGACCAGGTCATCTACCAGTGTCCCGACTGCAGCAAGGACAACGATGATTTCCACTTCCCCAAAGGAAACCTGGTCGTCCGCTACGATCCGGATGAACTGAGGGCGTTGAAACAGAAGGAGCATCTGAGTTTCTATGACTTCTTCCCCTACCCGGTTCCTGACAAGGAATGCTACCCGGTGGGGAACACCCCGCTGGTCAAGCCTACCCGGTTGATCACAAAGTACGGGGAGAACGGCGTATTGCTGAAGATGGACAGCGCGCTTCCCTCCGGTTCGTTCAAGGACCGGGCAAGCCAGTTGGTGGCGGCCCAGGCCATCGCCCACCATGAGAAGAAGGTGACGTTGGCGTCCACCGGAAACGCCGGGGCGGCGATGAGTTGCGCCGGAGCGGCCTATGGCCTGTCCATCGTGCTGTTCGTTCCCGAGACGGCACCGGTGAACAAGCTGATGCAGTCCGTCCTGTACGGAGCCGAGGTGATCCCGGTGAAAGGGACGTACGATGACGCGTTCAAGCTGTCGCTGGCCTATACCAAGCACTTCGGGGGCATCAATCGCAACACGGCGTACAATCCGATGACCATCGAAGGCAAGAAGAGCGTCTCCATCGAGCTGTTCCTCCAGCTGGAACGGAAGGTTCCCGATCTGGTGTACGTGCCGGTGGGTGACGGATGCATCTACTCCGGCGTGGTCAAGGGGTTCCTGGATCTCCGGGATGCCGGCTTGATCGACCGTCTGCCCCATGTGATCTGCGTGCAGTCCCGGCAGTCAAACGCCATCAGCAGGGCGTTTTCCACCGGCAGGTTCGATGCCATCCGACAGGCGACCACCAAAGCCGATTCGATCAGCGTGGAGAATCCGGCAAGTGGCCGGATGGCGGTGCGGTACCTGAAGGAATCGGAGGGATACTGCGTCGAGGTGGATGACACGGAGATCTTCGACGCTCAGATGGAGCTCGGTCAGGGAGGCGGGAGCGTTCGTCGAGCCGGCCGCCGCCTGCGCCTGGGCTGGGTTCGTCCACGACAAGGAGAACCGGACCAAACGGTTCGGGACGGACGCGTCCGTCTGCGTCCTGTTGACCGGCATCGGTTTCAAGGACATGCAGGCGTTCTCCGGCAAGGTGGCCATTCCCCCCGCCATCGAGAACAGCGAGGAAGCGATGCTTCAGCGTTGTTCCCGCTGACACCTTCCCTTTACTCTCCCCGGTCGATTCGGTATCTTGTGCGAAGAGAGAGGTGA
- a CDS encoding TatD family hydrolase has protein sequence MEQTIKLTDSHFHILSLSEKGLDTNDLLERMEAQGMEAIDIGTVSDDLPARRKLLGGRNYPLSAGIGPWGVGQDIEELKRMIASYGPVCAIGEIGLDNHWKNYAAPLAQETFLSEQIDLADSLGLPVIFHVRDADEQIRRILKSRPFPKGGIMHCFEGDDRTCDVALQTGFFISFSGVVTYKGNEWMEAIVRMVPDDRLLLETDSPYLSPVPLRGLKNTPLSIIHTYEKVAEIRKTTVESLATIVRTNLHAFLAAGHTA, from the coding sequence ATGGAACAAACGATCAAACTTACCGACAGTCACTTCCACATCCTCTCCCTCTCGGAGAAAGGGCTGGATACCAATGACCTTCTGGAACGTATGGAGGCCCAGGGAATGGAAGCCATTGACATCGGCACCGTCTCGGACGATCTTCCCGCACGGAGGAAACTGCTTGGGGGGAGGAACTACCCGCTTTCCGCCGGCATCGGCCCCTGGGGCGTCGGACAGGACATCGAGGAACTGAAGCGGATGATCGCATCGTACGGTCCGGTATGCGCCATCGGAGAGATCGGGCTGGACAACCATTGGAAGAACTATGCAGCCCCATTGGCGCAGGAAACATTCTTGTCCGAACAGATTGACCTGGCCGACTCGCTCGGACTGCCGGTGATCTTCCATGTACGTGACGCCGACGAGCAGATCCGGAGGATTCTCAAAAGCAGACCTTTTCCCAAGGGCGGCATCATGCACTGCTTCGAAGGGGACGACCGCACCTGCGACGTGGCGCTTCAGACGGGATTCTTCATCTCGTTCAGCGGCGTGGTCACCTACAAAGGCAACGAATGGATGGAGGCCATCGTCCGGATGGTCCCCGATGACCGGCTCCTGTTGGAGACGGACAGCCCGTACCTTTCACCGGTACCGCTCCGTGGACTGAAGAACACGCCGCTTTCCATCATCCACACCTATGAAAAGGTGGCGGAGATCAGGAAAACCACCGTCGAATCGCTTGCAACAATCGTCCGAACCAACCTCCATGCGTTCCTTGCAGCGGGACATACCGCCTGA
- a CDS encoding pyridoxal-phosphate dependent enzyme has protein sequence MLINLNVNPEVRAKNVKLCREKGILLPTFKQMCDPSTIPQDIKKKLKDVGLWDVNPLNLYRITWHNEPVEKGGQFGGVNYIEIPREITGVKAHIYALVGKFFPTGAHKVGATYACLAPALVTGNFDSVSQQAVWPSTGNYCRGGAYNSALLGCKSIAILPAEMSKERFNWLKSVAGEVIATPGCESNVKEIFDKCHELDRERGKHIVIFNQFEQFENYLWHYTVTGSAIIEVLKKLGVKDENVRGYVSSTGSGGTLAAGDHLKDVYPNIKIGAGEALQCPTLLRNGFGGHRIEGIGDKHVPWIHNVKNTDMVLAINDQDCMDIYRLFNEPAGISYLKKQGVKEEDLKHLPLFGISGIGNLLGAIKMAKYYEMDENDVIFTIMTDSSVMYTSRLKELEAQQGPFDEMEAARVLAAALHHQGIENALELTYYERLRIHNLKYYTWVEQQGKTFQELNAQWYDRSYWKQIPPMAKQIDEMIEAFNKEVQQG, from the coding sequence ATGCTGATCAATCTGAACGTCAACCCTGAGGTCAGGGCGAAGAACGTCAAGCTTTGCAGGGAAAAAGGGATCCTTCTGCCGACTTTCAAGCAGATGTGCGATCCTTCCACCATTCCCCAGGACATCAAGAAAAAACTGAAGGACGTCGGACTGTGGGACGTCAATCCGCTGAACCTGTACCGCATCACCTGGCACAACGAGCCGGTGGAGAAAGGCGGCCAGTTCGGCGGCGTGAATTATATCGAGATCCCCAGGGAGATCACCGGCGTCAAGGCGCACATCTACGCCCTGGTCGGAAAGTTCTTCCCCACCGGAGCCCACAAGGTCGGCGCCACGTACGCGTGCCTTGCCCCTGCGTTGGTGACGGGCAACTTCGATTCCGTCTCCCAACAGGCCGTCTGGCCGTCCACCGGCAACTACTGCCGTGGCGGCGCGTACAACTCCGCCCTGCTTGGCTGCAAGTCGATCGCCATTCTTCCTGCGGAAATGAGCAAGGAGCGGTTCAACTGGCTGAAGTCGGTGGCCGGTGAAGTGATCGCCACCCCGGGATGCGAATCCAACGTCAAGGAGATCTTCGACAAGTGCCATGAGCTGGACCGCGAGCGGGGCAAGCACATCGTGATCTTCAACCAGTTCGAGCAGTTCGAGAACTATCTGTGGCACTACACCGTCACGGGAAGCGCCATCATCGAGGTGCTGAAGAAGCTCGGCGTCAAGGACGAGAACGTCCGGGGCTACGTCTCCTCCACGGGAAGCGGCGGGACGCTTGCCGCCGGTGACCATCTGAAGGATGTGTATCCCAACATCAAGATTGGCGCCGGGGAAGCGTTGCAGTGTCCGACGTTGCTGCGTAACGGCTTCGGCGGCCACCGGATCGAAGGGATCGGAGACAAGCACGTGCCTTGGATCCACAATGTGAAGAACACCGACATGGTGCTGGCCATCAATGACCAGGACTGCATGGACATCTACCGCCTGTTCAACGAGCCGGCCGGAATCTCCTACCTGAAGAAGCAGGGGGTCAAGGAAGAGGATCTGAAGCATCTTCCTCTGTTCGGCATCAGTGGCATCGGCAACCTGCTGGGAGCCATCAAGATGGCCAAGTACTACGAGATGGACGAGAATGATGTGATCTTCACCATCATGACGGATTCCTCGGTGATGTACACCTCCCGGTTGAAGGAGTTGGAAGCGCAGCAGGGTCCGTTCGACGAGATGGAAGCGGCCCGTGTGCTTGCCGCCGCGCTGCATCACCAGGGCATCGAGAACGCCCTGGAGCTGACCTACTACGAGCGGCTGAGAATCCACAACCTGAAGTACTACACCTGGGTCGAGCAACAGGGAAAGACGTTCCAGGAGCTCAACGCCCAGTGGTACGACCGGTCGTACTGGAAGCAGATTCCGCCGATGGCCAAGCAAATCGACGAGATGATCGAAGCGTTCAACAAGGAAGTCCAGCAAGGCTGA
- a CDS encoding molybdopterin-dependent oxidoreductase Mo/Fe-S-binding subunit, translating into MSRISCTINGTRQTVTTKPGESLREMLVRLGHFAVRDSDNGEGFVGSDTVLVDDVPAYANLMLAVQANGKDIRTADGLGSSRNLSIVQQAMIDAGVVQSAYNAPEAALLLTWLLEHNSHPTTEDVKQVLSGIFIRDAGYERYYLAVRLAVEKRDYGAYREPTAPSFRKNLSYVGKPMGKIDGPQLVAGERSYVEDRIGADTPYSLYVLGSPYASAFITSIDTTEAEKAPGVVKIVTAANCPDVFYMQAGQGNPEPSPHDRRLFNWHLRFVGDRVAAIVADTMDHAQRAAAMIKVQYEVCKPIFTVEEAMAPGAPLVHNGLVEYRSGAPADLAAYNKTYEKRDGKVIYQFPLHGDIRHNIASQAHGAIGDVEKGFSEADMVIERTYQTSQVQCTPLEPHTCYALINNGRLEIHDSTQVPWHVRRIVAWVTGLPENKIRVIKEHVGGGYGSKQDILIEDLVGYCTYITGKPIFYRHTRKDEFTNTSTRHPMRVTVKMGAKRDGTITAVSMDVRANTGPYGNHCLTVPMNACSKTLPLLKVDNMKFDVITYYTNIPPTGAYQGYGSPKGTYGLMTCMAELADKLGIDYYQMAFKNKVETGYMLEILKGLGEGRAGNVVPVGSCGLGKALETGHRMINWGKKETSTDPDWKIGKGFAMIQQGSGLPGLDQANAWAKLLTDGTFEIFSGGADLGTGLDTISAKVMSEAFCVSLDRVTVTSGDTDSCVFDTGAYASSGTFFSGNASMLAAQSLKEAMLKEAAYQMGEDADDLITRAPGEVYSTKTGKTLSYAKLSHDTLSGTGHGQLIGHAGFATKASAVPYGAHFAQVAVNVKTGEVKVMKFYAIQDCGTPINPELALCQMYGAVMKSIGHSLYEGLVLDKDGRCLNADFTDYGVPMIYEAPDDFQAVFIDVDDKDGPYGGKSISEIAANGAAPAIATAIHDACGVWIRSWPFTAEKILKELGKL; encoded by the coding sequence ATGAGCCGCATCAGTTGCACCATCAACGGAACCCGGCAGACGGTAACGACCAAACCGGGTGAGAGTCTGAGGGAGATGCTGGTCCGTCTGGGCCACTTCGCCGTTCGTGACAGTGACAACGGGGAAGGCTTTGTCGGAAGCGATACGGTGCTCGTCGACGATGTCCCCGCCTACGCCAATCTGATGCTCGCCGTCCAGGCGAATGGCAAGGATATCCGTACTGCGGACGGTCTGGGTTCCTCCCGGAACCTCTCCATCGTCCAGCAGGCGATGATCGACGCAGGCGTGGTGCAGAGCGCCTACAACGCCCCGGAAGCGGCGTTGCTGCTCACCTGGCTTCTGGAACACAACAGCCATCCCACCACAGAGGACGTCAAGCAGGTGCTCAGCGGCATCTTCATCCGCGACGCCGGGTATGAGCGGTACTACCTTGCCGTGCGGCTTGCCGTGGAGAAACGGGACTATGGCGCCTATCGGGAACCGACCGCTCCCTCGTTCCGCAAGAATCTCTCCTATGTGGGAAAGCCGATGGGAAAGATCGATGGCCCCCAGCTGGTCGCCGGGGAGCGCAGCTACGTGGAGGACCGCATCGGAGCGGATACACCGTACAGCCTGTACGTACTGGGAAGCCCGTACGCTTCGGCGTTCATCACCTCCATCGACACCACCGAAGCGGAGAAAGCCCCCGGGGTGGTGAAGATTGTCACGGCAGCCAATTGTCCGGACGTGTTCTACATGCAGGCAGGACAGGGGAACCCCGAGCCAAGTCCTCATGACCGGAGGTTGTTCAACTGGCACCTGCGTTTTGTCGGAGACCGGGTGGCCGCCATCGTTGCGGACACGATGGACCACGCCCAGCGCGCCGCAGCGATGATCAAGGTACAGTACGAAGTGTGCAAGCCGATCTTCACCGTGGAAGAGGCGATGGCGCCGGGCGCTCCGCTGGTCCACAACGGACTGGTGGAGTATCGGAGCGGCGCTCCCGCCGATCTCGCCGCGTACAACAAGACCTACGAGAAACGTGACGGCAAGGTGATCTACCAGTTCCCGCTCCACGGGGATATCCGGCACAACATCGCCAGCCAGGCCCATGGGGCCATCGGGGATGTGGAAAAAGGATTTTCCGAAGCGGACATGGTGATCGAGCGCACCTATCAGACCAGCCAGGTGCAGTGCACCCCGCTGGAACCGCATACCTGCTACGCGTTGATCAACAACGGACGGTTGGAGATCCATGACTCCACCCAGGTGCCTTGGCACGTGCGGCGGATCGTCGCCTGGGTGACCGGGCTTCCGGAGAACAAGATCCGGGTGATCAAGGAACATGTCGGAGGCGGGTACGGTTCCAAACAGGATATTCTGATCGAAGACCTCGTCGGGTACTGTACCTACATCACCGGCAAGCCGATCTTCTACCGGCACACCCGCAAGGATGAGTTCACCAATACCAGCACCCGGCATCCGATGCGCGTGACGGTGAAGATGGGAGCCAAACGCGACGGGACGATCACGGCGGTGTCGATGGATGTCCGGGCCAACACCGGCCCGTACGGCAACCACTGTCTCACCGTTCCGATGAACGCCTGCTCCAAGACGCTGCCCCTGTTGAAGGTGGACAACATGAAGTTCGACGTCATCACGTACTACACCAACATCCCGCCCACCGGGGCGTATCAGGGATATGGTTCCCCCAAGGGAACCTATGGCCTGATGACCTGCATGGCGGAGCTTGCCGACAAACTGGGTATCGACTACTACCAGATGGCCTTCAAGAACAAGGTGGAGACCGGCTACATGCTGGAGATCCTCAAAGGGCTGGGGGAAGGGCGTGCCGGAAACGTCGTGCCGGTCGGTTCCTGCGGGTTGGGAAAGGCGCTGGAGACAGGCCACCGGATGATCAACTGGGGGAAGAAGGAAACCTCAACGGATCCCGACTGGAAGATCGGCAAAGGCTTCGCCATGATCCAGCAGGGTTCCGGTCTGCCCGGACTGGACCAGGCAAACGCCTGGGCAAAGCTCCTGACCGACGGGACGTTCGAGATTTTCAGCGGTGGCGCCGACCTGGGTACCGGGTTGGATACCATCAGCGCCAAGGTGATGAGCGAGGCGTTCTGCGTGTCGCTGGATCGGGTCACCGTGACGAGCGGGGATACGGACAGCTGTGTGTTTGACACCGGCGCCTACGCTTCCAGCGGAACGTTCTTCAGCGGCAACGCGTCCATGCTGGCCGCCCAGAGCCTGAAGGAGGCGATGCTGAAGGAAGCCGCCTACCAGATGGGCGAGGATGCGGATGATTTGATCACCCGCGCTCCCGGAGAGGTGTACAGCACCAAGACGGGCAAGACGCTTTCCTACGCCAAGCTCAGCCATGACACCCTCTCTGGAACCGGTCACGGGCAGCTTATCGGGCACGCAGGATTCGCCACCAAGGCGAGCGCCGTTCCGTATGGCGCCCACTTCGCCCAGGTTGCGGTCAACGTGAAGACCGGGGAGGTGAAGGTGATGAAGTTCTACGCCATCCAGGACTGTGGCACTCCCATCAACCCGGAGCTGGCCCTGTGCCAGATGTACGGCGCGGTGATGAAGTCCATCGGACACTCGTTGTACGAAGGGCTGGTGCTGGACAAGGACGGGCGTTGCCTGAACGCTGACTTCACCGACTACGGGGTTCCGATGATCTACGAGGCGCCGGACGACTTCCAGGCGGTGTTCATCGACGTGGATGACAAGGACGGCCCGTATGGAGGCAAGTCGATCAGCGAGATCGCCGCCAACGGAGCAGCGCCGGCCATCGCCACGGCGATTCACGACGCCTGTGGCGTGTGGATTCGTTCCTGGCCGTTCACGGCGGAGAAGATTCTTAAGGAATTGGGGAAACTCTGA
- the ssnA gene encoding putative aminohydrolase SsnA, which translates to MTIVIKNATVMQTMSPCFRDGRGGHRHQGLGDREGRQRRSLHGVTADKVIDATGNVVIPGNVCGHHHYYSGLSRGMLVSSGPQTDFIQVLKEWWWRLDRGLDKEACYYSSLICSLDAIAAGTTSCIDHHASPNFIKGSLDVIADGMEKVGVRGMTCYEVTDRNRGMREVEEGVQENHDFALSSKKRKLVRGMIGGHALFTIPDEGLRLMSEAMKETGCGTHTHVAEGDYDAIFSHHHYNMDIIDRMDKFGMLTDNSLLVHGLWLNDHEVDLINQRGCFFAHNARSNMNNHVGYCKHLRDVKNLIIGTDGCGGNMFEELKIAFFNHKDEGGPWWPSDFLAALTRGNKLLEKYFPVKLGRIEPGYTADLDILDYHSPTPLVAENAASHFVWGMSSNCVKSVIVDGKVVMEDHQFPGLDVAEIYAGAREVAKRVWKTVDKIAP; encoded by the coding sequence ATGACGATCGTCATCAAGAACGCGACGGTGATGCAGACGATGTCCCCCTGTTTCCGTGACGGAAGGGGTGGACATCGTCATCAAGGACTCGGTGATCGAGAAGGTCGGCAAAGGCGGTCGCTGCACGGCGTCACGGCGGACAAGGTGATCGACGCGACGGGGAACGTGGTCATTCCCGGCAACGTCTGCGGACATCACCACTACTACAGCGGGCTGTCCCGCGGCATGTTGGTCTCTTCCGGTCCCCAGACGGATTTCATCCAGGTGCTGAAGGAGTGGTGGTGGCGGCTTGACCGCGGCTTGGACAAGGAAGCCTGCTACTACAGCTCGTTGATCTGCTCCTTGGACGCCATCGCCGCCGGTACGACCAGCTGCATCGACCATCACGCCAGCCCGAACTTCATCAAGGGAAGCCTGGATGTGATCGCTGACGGCATGGAGAAGGTGGGAGTCCGTGGCATGACCTGCTACGAGGTTACCGACCGTAACCGCGGGATGCGGGAAGTGGAGGAGGGCGTCCAGGAGAACCACGATTTCGCTCTTTCAAGCAAGAAACGGAAGCTGGTCCGTGGCATGATCGGCGGGCACGCCCTGTTCACCATCCCGGACGAGGGCCTGAGGCTGATGAGCGAAGCGATGAAGGAAACCGGATGCGGCACCCACACCCACGTGGCCGAAGGGGACTATGACGCCATCTTCAGCCACCATCACTACAACATGGACATCATCGACCGGATGGACAAGTTCGGCATGCTGACGGACAACTCGTTGTTGGTCCACGGCCTGTGGCTGAACGACCATGAGGTGGATCTGATCAACCAACGGGGTTGCTTCTTCGCTCACAACGCCCGGTCCAACATGAACAATCATGTCGGGTACTGCAAACACCTCCGCGACGTGAAGAATCTGATCATCGGCACGGACGGATGCGGCGGCAACATGTTCGAGGAGCTGAAGATCGCGTTTTTCAACCACAAGGACGAGGGTGGCCCGTGGTGGCCGTCCGACTTCCTTGCCGCCCTGACCCGGGGCAACAAGCTGCTGGAGAAGTACTTCCCCGTCAAGCTGGGGAGGATCGAGCCGGGATACACGGCCGATCTGGATATTCTGGATTACCACAGCCCGACGCCGCTGGTTGCGGAAAACGCCGCCTCGCACTTCGTGTGGGGCATGAGCTCCAACTGTGTGAAGAGCGTCATCGTGGATGGAAAGGTCGTGATGGAGGACCATCAGTTCCCCGGACTGGACGTTGCGGAAATCTACGCCGGTGCCAGGGAAGTCGCCAAGCGGGTTTGGAAAACCGTGGACAAGATCGCCCCGTGA
- a CDS encoding FAD binding domain-containing protein yields MVRQFSVPKTITEALELHRAKAGSVYYAGGTEINRLGSSITASSAISLEKLGLADISHDQYGLHIGAMVTFQQALDHTLVPPALKTALRFMGSFTKRNMATIGGNIALCSDDAYIVCTLLAMRARLQTAQLVADGSTSEENLPLREYHAHHEPYRDSLILEVIIPDHSRFVASRRFARTVEGRAAVTCAFGSECTENGVVSHARMYAAIKGTGLVRFKETENLIEQQSQVEREEFHRVLQGEITATDDLTGSAAYKRYITEEALWEMYQKFFKEGA; encoded by the coding sequence ATGGTGCGTCAATTCTCCGTACCAAAGACCATCACGGAAGCGCTGGAACTACATCGTGCCAAGGCGGGCAGCGTCTACTATGCAGGCGGCACGGAAATCAACCGGCTGGGATCATCCATCACGGCATCGTCGGCGATCAGTTTGGAAAAACTGGGTCTTGCCGACATTTCCCATGACCAATACGGCCTGCACATCGGCGCGATGGTGACGTTCCAGCAGGCGCTGGACCATACGTTGGTTCCTCCTGCCCTGAAGACGGCACTCCGGTTCATGGGTTCGTTCACCAAACGGAACATGGCAACCATCGGGGGCAATATCGCCCTCTGTTCGGATGACGCCTACATCGTCTGTACGCTCCTCGCCATGCGGGCCCGCCTGCAGACCGCCCAGCTTGTCGCTGACGGCTCCACCAGCGAGGAGAATCTTCCGCTTCGCGAATATCACGCACACCACGAGCCGTATCGGGACAGCCTGATTCTGGAGGTGATCATTCCGGATCACTCCCGGTTCGTCGCCTCCCGGAGGTTCGCCCGGACGGTGGAAGGCAGAGCTGCCGTCACCTGCGCATTCGGCAGCGAATGCACCGAGAACGGGGTGGTTTCCCATGCCCGGATGTACGCCGCCATCAAAGGAACCGGCCTGGTCCGCTTCAAGGAGACGGAGAATCTCATCGAACAACAATCCCAGGTGGAACGGGAGGAGTTCCATCGTGTGCTGCAAGGGGAGATCACCGCGACGGATGACCTGACGGGAAGCGCCGCCTACAAACGGTACATCACTGAGGAAGCGCTGTGGGAGATGTACCAGAAGTTCTTCAAGGAGGGAGCATGA
- a CDS encoding YgeY family selenium metabolism-linked hydrolase: MDKKEQILALAAKYRDYTAQNLGKLVQTKSYSSQEENVCRLIVKLCQEAGFDEVKIDGLGSVIGRVGNGPKKLAFDAHIDTVEVGNIKNWTFDPFSGEVKDGKVWGRGTSDQKGGAAAMITAGRILKELGYGGEYTVYFTFTVMEEDCDGMCWKYMIEEEGFKPDLICSTEPTSCRIYRGHRGRMEIRIILRGISCHGSAPERGVNAAYKAAKAALAIEQLNKDLKPDAENFLGKGTICVSQMDVKGPSQCAVADYAMIYCDRRLTWGENADMAIKQVKEYVSKATGDPEDQIIVEMPNYEKVGWTKTPYSQELYFPTWKIDRNHPLVEAAVKDYETLFSSEPVVDKWTFSTNLVATTGRHHIPAIGFGPGDEAQAHAPNEITRVKDLEICSAFYAMLPYQLEAAAK; this comes from the coding sequence ATGGACAAGAAAGAGCAGATTCTGGCGCTGGCGGCCAAGTACCGCGACTATACGGCGCAGAACCTTGGCAAACTGGTGCAGACCAAGAGCTACAGCTCCCAGGAGGAGAATGTATGCCGCCTGATCGTAAAACTCTGCCAGGAGGCAGGGTTCGACGAAGTGAAGATCGACGGGCTTGGCAGCGTCATCGGCCGGGTGGGCAACGGTCCGAAGAAGCTTGCCTTTGACGCGCACATCGACACCGTCGAGGTGGGCAACATCAAGAACTGGACGTTCGATCCTTTCAGCGGGGAAGTGAAGGACGGCAAGGTCTGGGGCCGGGGAACCAGTGACCAGAAGGGCGGAGCCGCGGCAATGATCACCGCAGGCCGCATCCTGAAGGAGCTGGGCTATGGTGGCGAATACACCGTATACTTCACCTTCACCGTCATGGAAGAGGATTGCGATGGCATGTGCTGGAAGTACATGATCGAAGAGGAAGGGTTCAAGCCCGATCTGATCTGCTCCACCGAGCCGACTTCCTGCAGGATCTACCGCGGTCACCGCGGCCGGATGGAGATCCGGATCATCCTGCGCGGCATCTCCTGCCACGGCAGCGCGCCGGAGCGGGGTGTCAACGCCGCCTACAAGGCCGCCAAGGCCGCGTTGGCCATCGAGCAGCTGAACAAGGATCTGAAGCCGGATGCGGAGAACTTCCTGGGCAAGGGAACAATCTGCGTCAGCCAGATGGACGTCAAAGGACCCAGCCAGTGCGCCGTGGCCGATTACGCCATGATCTACTGCGACCGCCGTCTGACCTGGGGTGAGAACGCCGACATGGCGATCAAGCAGGTCAAGGAGTATGTGAGCAAGGCCACCGGGGATCCGGAGGACCAGATCATCGTCGAGATGCCCAACTACGAGAAGGTGGGCTGGACGAAGACCCCGTACTCCCAGGAGTTGTACTTCCCCACCTGGAAGATCGACCGCAACCACCCGCTCGTCGAAGCGGCGGTGAAGGATTACGAGACGTTGTTCTCTTCCGAGCCGGTCGTCGACAAGTGGACGTTCTCCACCAACCTGGTGGCGACCACCGGCAGGCACCATATTCCTGCCATCGGCTTCGGCCCTGGCGATGAGGCGCAGGCCCACGCGCCCAACGAGATCACCCGGGTGAAGGACCTGGAGATCTGCAGCGCGTTCTACGCCATGTTGCCGTACCAGCTGGAGGCGGCGGCGAAGTAA